The Gloeocapsa sp. DLM2.Bin57 genome includes the window GAAACTACTCCGTCAGAAAGACTACCCAGGTGGTGAATTTACCCTCGCTTTTGTTGGTTATGGTGATGAAGCTGCTAACACAGTTATCGAATTAACCTATAATTGGGGAGTAGATCAATATGATCTAGGTAACGCTTATGGTCATATTGCTCTAGGTGTAGATGATATCTACGGAACTTGTGAAAAAATTAAGTCTCTCGGTGGTAAAGTGGTTAGAGAACCAGGTCCAATGAAACATGGCTCTACAGTAATCGCTTTCGTAGAAGACCCCAACGGTTATAAAATTGAGTTAATTCAAGCTAAAACTCTAGATTCATCTGAGTCTAAATCAATTACTGCAACTA containing:
- the gloA gene encoding lactoylglutathione lyase, with protein sequence MRILHTMLRVGNLEESLKFYCDILGMKLLRQKDYPGGEFTLAFVGYGDEAANTVIELTYNWGVDQYDLGNAYGHIALGVDDIYGTCEKIKSLGGKVVREPGPMKHGSTVIAFVEDPNGYKIELIQAKTLDSSESKSITATTTA